From Priestia filamentosa, a single genomic window includes:
- a CDS encoding ABC transporter permease/substrate-binding protein, with protein sequence MNQFIDAVGERKGDLLSALLEHIQISFIALLFAVVISIPLGIYITRKPKIAEVVIGITAVLQTIPSLALLGLLIPLMGIGKVPAVIALIVYALLPILRNTYTGIKEVDSSLIEAAKGMGMNGRKRLLKVELPLAMPVIMAGIRTATVLIIGTATLAAFIGAGGLGELIMLGIDRNDTNLIIIGAVPAAILAILFDVILRRFEKLSFKKSIVVLTTFIVAIALLIIIPFAANGGKEKFVIAGKLGAEPEILINMYKLLIEQDTDLTVEIKPGFGETSFVYSALKSGSIDLYPEFTGTAINEFLKEPPISTDRKEVYNQAKEGMKEKFDLALLKPMNYNNTYALAVPKQLAQEYNLNTISDLKAVENSMKAGFTGEFTDREDGYKGIQKKYNLEFGSVVTMAPKLRYNAVKKGDITVVDAYSTDSELREYNLVVLEDDQHLFPPYQGAPLLREETLKEHPELRDTLNKLGGKITDDEMREMNYKVNVEGKKPSTVAKEYLKKEELLQ encoded by the coding sequence ATGAATCAGTTTATTGATGCAGTAGGAGAACGAAAAGGGGATCTTTTAAGCGCCCTACTAGAACATATTCAAATTTCTTTTATCGCCTTACTTTTTGCCGTCGTGATTTCTATTCCGCTCGGCATTTACATTACAAGAAAGCCGAAAATAGCAGAGGTGGTAATTGGTATTACCGCTGTTTTGCAAACCATTCCTTCACTCGCTCTTCTTGGATTACTTATTCCTTTAATGGGTATTGGAAAAGTTCCAGCGGTTATTGCACTTATCGTTTATGCGCTACTTCCTATTTTAAGAAATACATATACAGGCATAAAAGAAGTGGATTCCTCACTTATTGAAGCTGCCAAAGGAATGGGAATGAATGGTCGAAAACGATTGTTAAAAGTAGAACTCCCGCTTGCAATGCCCGTTATTATGGCAGGGATTCGAACAGCGACCGTATTAATTATCGGAACAGCTACGCTTGCTGCTTTCATTGGAGCGGGCGGTCTTGGGGAACTTATTATGCTTGGAATTGATCGGAATGACACAAACCTTATTATTATTGGCGCTGTCCCTGCTGCTATTTTAGCTATTCTGTTTGATGTGATATTGCGTCGTTTTGAAAAGCTTTCATTTAAGAAGTCTATTGTTGTTTTAACAACCTTTATTGTAGCTATTGCACTCCTTATTATTATTCCTTTTGCAGCAAACGGTGGGAAAGAGAAGTTTGTAATTGCAGGAAAGCTAGGAGCAGAACCCGAAATTTTAATTAATATGTACAAGCTTTTGATTGAGCAAGATACAGATTTAACAGTAGAAATTAAGCCTGGGTTTGGAGAAACATCTTTTGTCTATAGCGCTCTAAAATCAGGAAGCATTGACCTTTATCCTGAATTTACGGGAACAGCAATTAATGAGTTTTTGAAAGAGCCTCCTATAAGTACGGATCGAAAAGAAGTATATAATCAAGCTAAAGAAGGAATGAAAGAAAAATTCGATTTAGCTTTATTAAAACCGATGAACTATAATAATACGTATGCGCTTGCTGTTCCGAAACAGCTTGCACAAGAATATAACTTAAACACAATTTCAGATTTGAAAGCCGTTGAAAACAGTATGAAAGCTGGATTTACAGGTGAATTTACAGACCGAGAAGATGGTTATAAAGGCATCCAAAAGAAATATAACCTTGAGTTTGGAAGCGTTGTAACGATGGCTCCAAAGCTGCGCTACAATGCGGTGAAAAAAGGAGACATTACGGTTGTAGATGCTTATTCAACAGATAGTGAATTACGAGAATATAACCTTGTTGTGCTAGAAGATGATCAACATCTCTTCCCGCCATATCAAGGCGCTCCGTTATTGCGAGAAGAAACGTTAAAAGAGCATCCTGAACTTCGCGATACGTTAAACAAACTTGGGGGTAAAATTACTGATGATGAAATGCGCGAAATGAATTACAAAGTAAATGTGGAAGGAAAAAAACCTTCAACAGTTGCAAAAGAGTATTTAAAAAAAGAAGAACTTCTTCAATGA
- a CDS encoding ABC transporter ATP-binding protein: protein MIKFSNVSKRYDSKEVLHSLNLEIKEGEFFILVGPSGCGKTTTLKMINRLVGLSDGTIYIHNKSIEDYDIHELRYNIGYVLQQIALFPHMTVSENIAIVPELKKWSREKIKGRVDELLTMVGLDPKQYRNRKPDELSGGEQQRVGVVRALAADPDILLMDEPFSALDPLSREKLQDDIIRLQQKIRKTIIFVTHDMTEALKLGTRICVMKGGEIEQIGTPEEIVHHPKSDFVKKFVGLQKTSLEKEIKAEQLLSSALLENDVLQSLSKISATASLKEVLASLKIEEEVAVEKEGFVIGKIDRKTVIQYLAETEDEKDDKHESVY from the coding sequence ATGATTAAATTTTCCAATGTATCTAAAAGATACGATAGTAAGGAAGTCCTTCACTCTCTAAACTTAGAAATAAAAGAAGGCGAATTTTTTATATTAGTAGGACCAAGTGGATGTGGAAAGACAACAACACTTAAAATGATCAATCGTTTAGTCGGTTTATCAGATGGAACCATTTATATTCATAACAAAAGTATTGAAGATTATGATATCCATGAACTTCGCTACAATATCGGTTATGTGCTGCAACAAATTGCTCTTTTTCCACATATGACAGTTTCTGAAAACATTGCGATTGTCCCTGAACTCAAAAAATGGAGTCGAGAGAAGATTAAAGGACGCGTTGATGAGTTGTTAACAATGGTTGGATTAGATCCAAAGCAGTATCGAAACCGTAAACCAGATGAGCTTTCAGGAGGAGAGCAGCAGCGCGTTGGTGTTGTTCGTGCTCTTGCCGCAGATCCTGATATTCTTCTCATGGATGAGCCTTTTAGTGCGCTTGATCCCCTAAGTCGCGAAAAGCTACAGGATGATATCATTCGTCTTCAGCAAAAGATTCGCAAAACCATTATTTTTGTTACGCATGACATGACAGAGGCGTTAAAGCTCGGTACGCGTATTTGCGTTATGAAAGGCGGAGAAATAGAACAAATTGGAACACCAGAAGAGATTGTACATCATCCTAAGAGCGATTTTGTGAAAAAGTTTGTTGGGCTGCAGAAAACTTCATTAGAAAAAGAAATAAAGGCAGAGCAGCTTTTAAGCTCAGCACTTCTAGAAAACGATGTTCTTCAGTCATTATCTAAAATCTCCGCTACTGCTTCTTTAAAAGAAGTGCTAGCTTCTCTAAAAATCGAAGAGGAAGTAGCTGTTGAAAAAGAAGGTTTTGTGATAGGGAAAATTGATCGAAAGACGGTTATTCAATATTTAGCAGAAACAGAAGATGAAAAGGATGACAAACATGAATCAGTTTATTGA
- a CDS encoding DUF2294 domain-containing protein yields MSRAFEHEFSSLVRETRKEHVGNGPREITTRFIGTWAISEMKGNLTNVEKFMIKSPDGERMVREARTSLIKKIYENPELVRKFEKLVGAKLIRMFSDINIGEDIAMTIFVFDGNLEEKSR; encoded by the coding sequence ATGAGTCGAGCATTTGAACATGAATTCAGCAGTTTAGTACGTGAAACACGTAAAGAACATGTTGGGAATGGACCAAGAGAAATTACAACTCGTTTTATTGGTACATGGGCAATTAGTGAGATGAAGGGGAACCTTACAAACGTGGAGAAATTTATGATTAAAAGCCCAGACGGAGAACGGATGGTACGGGAAGCGAGAACATCTTTAATTAAGAAAATTTATGAGAATCCAGAGTTAGTAAGGAAATTTGAAAAACTTGTTGGAGCAAAGCTTATTAGAATGTTTTCGGACATTAATATTGGAGAAGATATTGCGATGACAATCTTTGTTTTTGACGGGAATTTAGAAGAGAAGTCACGGTGA
- a CDS encoding phosphate-starvation-inducible protein PsiE gives MLKMIVMKRRNYLISLYQWILNLSLILLSFILIFFLFKELFEIINDVIEGNTNVHHILGKVLSFFLYFAFISTIMTYFKESHHFPLSYLLYIGITATIRFIIVNNSYQIGSLFLSIGIVALTISYLLLTKKTEKTRKGEIEG, from the coding sequence ATGTTAAAAATGATTGTGATGAAACGAAGGAATTATTTAATCTCGCTTTATCAATGGATATTAAATCTTTCTTTAATTTTACTTAGTTTTATTCTTATTTTTTTTCTATTTAAAGAGCTTTTTGAAATTATAAATGATGTAATAGAGGGAAACACTAACGTTCACCATATTCTTGGAAAAGTATTAAGTTTTTTTCTTTACTTTGCTTTTATCTCAACGATTATGACTTATTTTAAAGAAAGTCACCACTTTCCGTTAAGCTATCTATTGTATATTGGTATCACCGCTACAATCCGCTTTATTATTGTAAACAATAGCTATCAAATTGGAAGTTTGTTTTTGTCAATCGGGATTGTGGCTCTTACCATTAGTTATTTACTGTTAACAAAGAAAACAGAGAAAACAAGAAAAGGGGAAATAGAGGGATGA
- a CDS encoding protein adenylyltransferase SelO: MTNEKEQNWNLDNSYTKLPAIYYSVISPNPVSSPQMVKLNKTLATSLGLNVEKLQEEEGIEVLAGNKIPEGGASLAQAYAGHQFGGFTMLGDGRALLIGEQLTPAGERFDLQLKGSGRTPYSRGGDGRAALGPMLREYIISEAMHALGIPTTRSLAVVLTGESIFRETELPGAILTRVGASHLRFGTFQYGANWGKVEDLKELADYALNRHYSHVEQGENPYLTLLEEVIKRHASLIAKWQLVGFIHGVMNTDNMTISGETIDYGPCAFMNEYDPETVFSSIDTQGRYSYGNQPGIGGWNLARFAEALLPLLHENEEEALKLAQNAMEKYPEFYHQNWLSGMRRKLGLFQEQKDDQSLIEKLLVMMHKYKADYTNTFRLLTMGKAEDTVLYGKEEFTEWYKQWKMRLENQSEGKESVEDLMSKNNPFVIPRNHLVEAALEAAVNKADYTVMEELLDVLSQPYNYAIEKEKYCSLPAPSNRPYQTYCGT, encoded by the coding sequence ATGACAAACGAGAAAGAACAAAACTGGAACTTAGATAACAGTTATACAAAGCTTCCGGCTATTTATTATTCCGTTATTAGTCCGAATCCTGTTTCATCCCCGCAAATGGTTAAACTGAATAAAACGTTAGCAACATCACTAGGATTAAATGTAGAAAAGCTGCAGGAGGAGGAAGGAATCGAGGTACTTGCCGGGAACAAAATTCCAGAGGGCGGTGCTTCGCTTGCTCAAGCATATGCAGGTCATCAATTTGGCGGCTTCACAATGCTTGGTGATGGACGTGCTCTTTTAATTGGTGAACAACTAACCCCAGCTGGAGAACGATTTGATCTTCAGCTTAAAGGATCAGGACGAACTCCTTATTCTCGTGGAGGTGACGGGAGAGCGGCACTTGGCCCAATGCTTCGAGAGTATATTATAAGTGAAGCAATGCATGCGTTAGGCATTCCAACAACGAGAAGTTTAGCTGTAGTATTAACAGGAGAGAGTATTTTTCGCGAAACAGAGCTTCCAGGCGCTATTTTAACTCGTGTTGGGGCAAGTCATCTTCGCTTTGGCACATTTCAATACGGAGCAAATTGGGGGAAAGTAGAAGATCTTAAAGAACTTGCTGATTATGCTTTAAATCGCCATTATTCTCATGTTGAACAAGGTGAGAATCCATATCTTACTCTTCTTGAAGAAGTAATTAAACGCCATGCTTCCCTCATCGCTAAATGGCAGCTTGTTGGGTTTATTCATGGTGTAATGAATACAGATAATATGACAATTAGCGGGGAAACAATCGATTATGGGCCTTGTGCTTTTATGAACGAATATGATCCTGAAACTGTATTCAGCTCGATTGATACTCAAGGTCGCTATTCATATGGAAATCAGCCTGGAATAGGCGGATGGAATCTTGCACGCTTTGCCGAAGCTCTACTGCCGCTTTTACATGAAAATGAAGAAGAAGCTCTGAAGTTAGCTCAAAATGCAATGGAAAAGTATCCTGAATTTTATCATCAAAACTGGCTCTCAGGTATGAGAAGAAAGCTTGGTTTATTCCAAGAACAAAAAGATGATCAGTCACTTATTGAGAAGTTGCTTGTCATGATGCACAAATATAAAGCTGACTATACGAATACATTCCGCTTACTAACAATGGGTAAAGCAGAAGATACAGTGCTCTATGGGAAAGAAGAGTTTACGGAATGGTATAAGCAATGGAAAATGCGATTAGAAAATCAATCAGAAGGAAAAGAATCTGTCGAAGATTTAATGAGTAAAAACAATCCTTTTGTCATTCCAAGAAATCATCTTGTGGAAGCAGCGTTAGAAGCAGCGGTTAACAAAGCAGACTATACTGTCATGGAGGAGCTTTTAGATGTTCTTTCCCAACCTTATAATTACGCTATAGAAAAAGAAAAGTACTGTTCATTACCTGCACCATCTAATCGTCCATATCAAACCTATTGTGGAACATAA
- a CDS encoding ABC transporter ATP-binding protein codes for MAELKLENIYKMYNKDVTAVKDFNLHIHDKEFIVFVGPSGCGKSTTLRMIAGLEEISKGDFYIDGKRVNDVAPKDRDIAMVFQNYALYPHMTVYDNMAFGLKLRKFQKSEIDQRVRNAAKILGLEEYLKRKPSALSGGQRQRVALGRAIVRDAKVFLMDEPLSNLDAKLRVQMRAEIAKLHQRLQTTTIYVTHDQTEAMTMATRLVVMKDGIINQIGTPKDVYEKPENVFVGGFIGSPAMNFFRGTLAEGLFHIGDISLKVPEGKMKSLREQGYIGQEVILGIRPEDIHDEPVFNEASQGTKVNIKVEVAELLGAETMLYSSINGINFVARVDARTQIQALQHINVAFNLNKAHFFDETTEQRIRPENEKFISFAK; via the coding sequence ATGGCAGAATTAAAATTGGAAAATATATATAAAATGTATAATAAAGATGTAACAGCTGTTAAGGATTTTAATTTGCACATTCATGATAAAGAATTTATCGTCTTTGTTGGTCCTTCTGGTTGTGGAAAATCGACGACCTTACGTATGATTGCTGGACTTGAAGAGATTTCAAAGGGAGATTTCTATATTGACGGAAAACGAGTAAATGACGTAGCACCAAAAGATCGTGACATTGCCATGGTGTTTCAAAACTATGCCTTATATCCTCATATGACTGTCTATGATAACATGGCATTTGGTTTAAAACTGCGTAAATTTCAAAAAAGTGAAATTGATCAACGTGTACGAAATGCAGCTAAGATTCTAGGTCTTGAAGAATATTTAAAGCGAAAACCAAGCGCCCTTTCTGGTGGACAACGTCAACGTGTTGCGCTTGGCCGAGCCATCGTTCGTGACGCCAAAGTGTTCTTAATGGATGAGCCACTATCAAATTTAGATGCTAAGCTGCGTGTCCAAATGCGTGCAGAGATTGCTAAGCTGCATCAACGGCTACAAACTACAACTATCTATGTTACACATGACCAGACGGAAGCCATGACGATGGCCACAAGGCTTGTCGTTATGAAGGATGGGATTATTAATCAAATAGGAACACCAAAAGATGTTTATGAAAAACCAGAGAATGTATTTGTTGGTGGATTCATCGGTTCACCAGCTATGAATTTTTTCCGCGGAACATTAGCAGAAGGACTATTCCATATTGGTGATATCTCACTTAAAGTCCCTGAAGGAAAGATGAAATCCCTTCGAGAGCAAGGTTATATCGGGCAGGAGGTCATTTTAGGTATTCGTCCTGAAGACATTCACGATGAGCCTGTATTTAACGAGGCATCGCAAGGCACAAAAGTGAATATTAAAGTAGAGGTCGCTGAGTTGTTGGGTGCTGAAACGATGCTTTATTCTTCTATTAACGGAATTAACTTTGTTGCTCGCGTTGATGCACGTACCCAAATTCAAGCTTTACAGCATATTAATGTTGCTTTCAATCTAAATAAAGCTCATTTCTTTGATGAAACAACTGAGCAACGAATTCGTCCTGAAAATGAAAAATTTATTTCCTTTGCTAAATAA
- the pgmB gene encoding beta-phosphoglucomutase: MKNNHIDAVVFDLDGVITDTAHYHFLAWKQLADELGIKIDEEFNERLKGVSRLDSLELILQEGNRENDFTLLEKEEMAEQKNTNYCNYLKQLGPEHVLPGILELIANIKAEGVPIGLASVSKNATTVLNALKLQNTFDYCVDAAKIKKSKPDPEIFLTACKSLGANPQKSIGIEDAIAGIESIIASEMFAVGVGSELDKSNYKVSSTHELHWNVIRNVYEKWIEGKK; this comes from the coding sequence ATGAAAAATAATCATATTGATGCTGTTGTATTCGATCTTGACGGGGTCATAACAGATACAGCTCATTATCATTTTTTAGCTTGGAAACAACTAGCAGATGAGTTAGGAATAAAGATAGATGAAGAGTTTAATGAGAGACTTAAAGGTGTAAGTCGGCTTGATTCACTGGAGTTAATTTTACAAGAGGGTAACCGTGAAAATGACTTTACGTTATTAGAAAAAGAAGAAATGGCTGAACAGAAAAACACAAATTATTGTAACTATTTAAAGCAATTAGGACCAGAGCATGTTCTGCCAGGGATTTTAGAGTTAATTGCTAATATCAAAGCAGAAGGGGTACCAATAGGACTAGCTTCAGTTTCCAAAAATGCTACAACTGTTTTAAATGCCCTCAAATTACAAAACACATTTGATTACTGTGTTGATGCGGCAAAAATTAAAAAATCTAAACCAGACCCTGAAATATTCTTAACTGCATGTAAATCATTAGGAGCTAATCCGCAAAAATCTATAGGTATTGAAGATGCTATAGCTGGGATAGAATCAATTATAGCTAGTGAAATGTTTGCGGTTGGTGTAGGTAGTGAACTTGATAAATCAAACTATAAGGTATCAAGTACTCATGAATTACATTGGAATGTAATAAGGAATGTTTATGAAAAATGGATAGAAGGAAAGAAATAA
- a CDS encoding glycoside hydrolase family 65 protein produces MKTQQIIYDKKFDLHFINKYASLMALGNGYLGLRSAYEEDYPDQTRGMYISGVYNKSSVKGTSELVNIPDITHFHFEIDGEIFSLLDGKIHSYERTLNLVNGEITRRIVWENRFGDRFRFCFQRFVSKNDLHLLALKVTVTSLDKAVTFNIMTGIDAQQTNFGNQHLTEENVRVFDEEVMQGIYETTESGHIVAVTTSCSYSIKGKVSFLAKNRKLQTTMEIELPQNTPFIVEKLGTVYSSLDQEYDGLDPQTAGLNALHAHNLIGYDKLMKKSAHSWNNFWQKKRVKISSTNDFDQLALDYAIYQLESMTPAHDERFSIGAKGLTGEGYKGHVFWDTEIFMAPFQLFTEPETAKKLLRYRYLHLDQAKEKAVLYHYKGALFPWESAFTGKEETPEFAAINIRTGKRQKVASALAEHHIVADIAYTAVQYYQATLDDEFMKKEGLALLKETALFWISRVTEVDGKLFIKDVIGPDEYTEHIDNNAYTNYMAYYNVEQAIYFMNKYADQNQTLLNEGQDFLNRLYLPKPNVDNIIPQDDTFLSKPEIDLSTYKENQGSQGILLDYSRQEVNEMQILKQADVVMLLYLFPDLFSKDVVSKNLHYYEKRTIHDSSLSKAIHALVAARCGERKLAYELFQEACLIDLGPKSNSSDEGLHAASLGAIWLATINGFANLSINRKQILSFNPELPENWREITFPIQWQGRTLNITITHQNIEIKNVRGPELTVEINGKEYLISSKLDVLLT; encoded by the coding sequence ATGAAGACACAACAAATAATTTATGATAAAAAATTTGATTTGCATTTTATTAATAAATATGCTAGTTTAATGGCTTTAGGTAATGGCTATTTAGGACTTCGTTCCGCATATGAAGAAGATTACCCCGATCAAACTAGAGGGATGTATATTTCTGGAGTTTATAATAAATCGAGTGTTAAGGGAACCTCCGAATTAGTAAATATACCGGATATAACTCATTTTCATTTTGAAATCGATGGGGAGATATTCTCACTGTTAGATGGAAAAATCCATTCTTATGAGCGTACTCTAAATCTTGTAAATGGTGAAATCACTCGTCGTATTGTATGGGAAAATCGTTTTGGAGATCGTTTTCGTTTTTGTTTTCAACGGTTTGTATCTAAAAATGATTTACACTTACTTGCATTAAAAGTAACCGTTACTAGTTTGGATAAAGCTGTAACATTTAACATTATGACGGGTATCGATGCCCAACAAACAAACTTTGGAAATCAACACCTTACTGAAGAAAATGTTCGAGTGTTTGATGAAGAAGTGATGCAAGGAATTTATGAAACCACTGAATCAGGACATATCGTAGCAGTTACAACGAGTTGTTCTTACTCTATAAAAGGCAAAGTGTCTTTTTTAGCGAAAAACCGAAAATTGCAAACAACAATGGAGATAGAGCTTCCTCAAAATACACCATTCATTGTTGAAAAGTTAGGTACAGTCTATTCATCACTAGATCAAGAATACGACGGATTAGACCCTCAGACTGCTGGTTTGAATGCATTACACGCTCATAATTTAATAGGATATGACAAGCTAATGAAGAAGTCAGCTCATAGTTGGAATAATTTTTGGCAGAAAAAACGTGTCAAAATCAGCTCAACAAATGACTTCGATCAATTGGCACTCGATTATGCAATCTATCAATTAGAAAGCATGACACCAGCCCATGACGAACGATTTAGTATTGGCGCTAAAGGACTAACGGGTGAAGGTTATAAAGGACATGTATTTTGGGATACGGAAATTTTTATGGCTCCTTTTCAATTATTTACTGAACCAGAAACAGCCAAGAAATTATTACGTTATAGATACTTGCATCTAGACCAAGCTAAAGAAAAGGCAGTTTTGTATCATTATAAAGGAGCTTTATTCCCCTGGGAAAGTGCCTTTACAGGGAAAGAAGAAACGCCGGAATTTGCTGCAATTAACATACGAACTGGAAAACGACAAAAAGTAGCATCCGCACTAGCAGAACATCATATTGTCGCAGATATTGCTTATACAGCAGTACAGTATTATCAAGCAACTCTGGACGATGAATTTATGAAAAAAGAAGGCCTTGCTCTTTTAAAAGAAACTGCTTTATTTTGGATTAGTCGAGTGACGGAGGTAGATGGAAAACTCTTTATTAAAGATGTTATTGGGCCGGATGAGTATACAGAGCATATCGATAATAATGCATATACAAACTATATGGCTTATTACAATGTTGAGCAGGCCATCTATTTTATGAACAAGTATGCCGATCAAAATCAGACTCTGTTGAATGAGGGGCAAGATTTTCTTAACCGCTTATATTTACCGAAGCCTAACGTTGATAATATCATTCCTCAAGATGATACATTCTTAAGCAAACCTGAAATTGATCTATCGACTTACAAAGAAAATCAAGGCAGCCAGGGCATCCTATTGGACTACTCTCGTCAAGAAGTAAATGAAATGCAAATATTAAAACAAGCCGATGTTGTCATGCTGCTCTATCTATTTCCAGATTTATTTTCAAAAGATGTGGTATCAAAAAATTTACACTATTATGAGAAGCGTACAATACATGATTCATCACTTAGTAAAGCCATACATGCGCTTGTTGCAGCGAGGTGTGGGGAAAGAAAACTAGCATATGAATTATTTCAAGAAGCATGCCTAATTGACTTAGGTCCGAAGTCTAACTCGTCAGATGAAGGACTTCACGCGGCTTCTCTAGGAGCAATATGGTTAGCTACGATCAATGGTTTTGCGAATCTTTCTATAAATAGGAAACAAATATTGTCTTTCAATCCTGAATTACCAGAAAATTGGAGAGAAATCACTTTTCCTATTCAATGGCAAGGTAGAACTTTGAACATTACGATAACTCATCAAAATATCGAGATAAAAAACGTTAGGGGACCAGAGCTTACTGTGGAGATCAATGGTAAGGAATATCTGATATCAAGTAAATTAGATGTGCTTTTAACATGA
- a CDS encoding Gfo/Idh/MocA family protein — MRKKKVAIIGGGQVAEKVHVSYYHTREEIELVAVVSPNQERAKSFAERNEIPRYYTDSAAMYAIEKPDIVSICTPNRFHFENVMQALYYGCDVMCEKPPAITADEAKKMQEEAEKNNCILAYNFHHRFADDTRVLRENVLNGILGDIYVVKAKALRRSGVPGWGGFTNLSIQGGGPLIDLGVHMLDVALYVLGYPKIEKVTAKMYQKIGNKKSHGSFGEWDPEKFEVEDSLFAFIELEGGGLLQLETSFALNIKETSIMNVEFCGDQAGATLFPAQIYTDDKGELVSLLFRETADLDRHQKSMTAFVDKCLGEDVMIADGKQGYILQQLIESLYQSAEKGESVSI, encoded by the coding sequence ATGCGGAAAAAGAAAGTAGCGATTATTGGTGGGGGACAAGTTGCTGAAAAGGTTCACGTTTCTTACTATCATACACGGGAAGAAATAGAATTGGTTGCAGTAGTAAGTCCAAATCAGGAACGGGCTAAGAGTTTTGCTGAACGAAATGAAATTCCCCGTTATTATACAGATTCTGCTGCAATGTATGCTATAGAAAAGCCTGATATCGTGAGTATATGTACACCAAATCGTTTTCATTTTGAAAATGTTATGCAGGCTTTATATTATGGTTGTGATGTTATGTGTGAGAAGCCACCTGCGATAACGGCTGATGAAGCAAAGAAGATGCAAGAAGAGGCAGAAAAAAACAATTGTATCCTTGCCTATAATTTTCACCACAGATTTGCAGATGATACTAGGGTATTACGTGAAAACGTGTTAAATGGCATTTTAGGAGATATATATGTAGTAAAAGCTAAAGCTTTACGTCGCTCCGGGGTTCCTGGATGGGGAGGGTTTACAAACTTATCTATCCAAGGAGGGGGACCGCTCATAGATTTAGGTGTTCACATGCTTGATGTAGCTTTATATGTATTGGGATATCCAAAAATAGAGAAAGTAACTGCAAAAATGTATCAGAAAATAGGAAACAAGAAATCTCATGGATCATTTGGGGAATGGGACCCAGAAAAATTTGAAGTTGAAGATTCTCTATTCGCTTTTATTGAATTAGAAGGAGGCGGCTTGTTGCAGCTTGAAACATCCTTTGCCCTGAATATAAAAGAAACTTCAATTATGAATGTTGAATTTTGTGGTGATCAGGCAGGTGCTACTCTTTTTCCTGCGCAAATCTATACCGATGATAAAGGCGAATTAGTCTCTCTACTTTTTAGAGAAACGGCTGATTTAGATCGCCACCAAAAAAGTATGACTGCTTTTGTTGATAAATGTTTAGGGGAAGACGTAATGATTGCTGATGGAAAACAAGGGTACATACTTCAACAATTAATCGAATCATTATATCAATCTGCTGAAAAAGGTGAAAGTGTATCTATATGA
- a CDS encoding sugar phosphate isomerase/epimerase family protein, whose protein sequence is MKIGTQNQDFFPNAIKEKFQYLKELGFEGFEIDGKYLIDNINEIKEAIIETGIPVTTACGGYSGWIGDFIEERRLNGLAEIKQILRALNEVGGKGIVVPAAWGMFSYRLPPMVPPRSQGEDKKVVSESLIYLNQVAEETNTMIFLEPLNRYQDHMINNLEDARRYIEDNGLNHVKIIADFYHMNIEEDEIAEALHKNKDLIGHIHIADNHRYQPGSGSLNFKKYFDQLKEDGYEGFLTLECRVRGDDLEAEYRKSLFHLRESLV, encoded by the coding sequence GTGAAAATAGGTACACAAAATCAAGATTTTTTCCCTAATGCGATTAAAGAAAAATTTCAATATTTAAAAGAGTTAGGCTTTGAGGGTTTTGAAATTGACGGAAAATATTTAATCGACAATATTAATGAAATAAAAGAGGCAATTATTGAAACAGGAATCCCTGTGACAACAGCTTGCGGTGGTTATAGTGGTTGGATTGGGGACTTTATTGAAGAACGCAGATTAAATGGCTTAGCTGAAATTAAACAAATTTTAAGAGCATTAAATGAAGTTGGAGGAAAGGGAATTGTTGTACCGGCAGCTTGGGGAATGTTTTCGTATCGATTACCTCCGATGGTTCCTCCACGGAGTCAAGGCGAAGATAAGAAAGTAGTGAGTGAATCCCTTATATATTTGAATCAAGTTGCTGAAGAAACGAATACAATGATTTTCTTGGAACCATTAAATCGTTATCAAGATCATATGATTAACAATTTGGAAGACGCCAGACGTTATATAGAAGACAATGGATTGAACCATGTAAAAATCATTGCAGATTTTTATCACATGAATATTGAAGAGGATGAGATAGCTGAAGCTTTGCATAAAAATAAGGATTTGATTGGTCATATACACATCGCCGACAACCACAGATATCAGCCAGGAAGTGGGTCACTTAATTTTAAAAAATATTTTGATCAGTTGAAAGAAGATGGATATGAAGGCTTTTTAACACTTGAATGTAGAGTAAGAGGTGACGATCTAGAAGCAGAATATAGAAAAAGCTTGTTTCATCTAAGAGAGTCATTGGTCTAA